One region of Candidatus Rokuibacteriota bacterium genomic DNA includes:
- a CDS encoding PRC-barrel domain containing protein — protein sequence MLRSARDLKSFRIRATDGDIGRVEACYFDDASFTVRHLVVHTGSWLAGRNVLISPMALREICWHRGRINAALTRAQVEQSPDIDTDRPVSRQEEIVYHRYYGYPSYWTGSYLWGAYPYPYPFTPPGRAIGPEQEGRWDWEVGQGGDPHLRSSAAVIGYHIAATDGAIGHVDDFLLDDATWAIRYVVVNTHNWWPGKRVLVSPEWIARVDWDESKVHVNLTRGQIQDSPAYDASRPVERAYEARLREHYRRPGYWRD from the coding sequence ATGCTCAGGAGCGCAAGAGATCTAAAGAGTTTCAGAATCCGCGCTACAGATGGCGACATCGGGCGTGTCGAGGCTTGCTATTTCGACGATGCGAGCTTCACGGTCCGGCATCTGGTGGTCCACACGGGCAGCTGGCTGGCCGGTCGAAATGTCCTGATCTCCCCGATGGCCCTCCGTGAGATCTGCTGGCACCGCGGGCGCATCAACGCGGCGTTGACCCGGGCCCAGGTGGAGCAGAGCCCGGATATCGACACGGATCGGCCGGTCTCGCGACAGGAGGAGATCGTGTATCACCGCTACTACGGGTATCCGTCTTACTGGACTGGCTCTTACCTGTGGGGCGCCTATCCCTATCCGTATCCTTTCACGCCCCCGGGCCGCGCGATCGGCCCCGAGCAGGAGGGACGCTGGGACTGGGAGGTGGGGCAGGGTGGCGATCCACATCTCAGAAGCTCGGCCGCGGTCATCGGCTACCACATCGCGGCCACGGACGGCGCTATCGGGCATGTCGACGACTTCCTGCTTGACGATGCGACGTGGGCGATTCGTTACGTGGTCGTGAACACTCACAACTGGTGGCCCGGCAAGAGAGTCCTGGTGTCACCCGAGTGGATCGCCCGCGTGGACTGGGACGAGTCCAAGGTGCACGTGAATCTGACGCGCGGGCAGATCCAGGACAGCCCGGCGTATGATGCATCGCGTCCCGTGGAACGCGCTTACGAGGCGCGACTGCGCGAGCACTACCGCCGGCCAGGCTACTGGAGGGACTGA
- a CDS encoding YHS domain-containing protein: MAWDPVCWMEVDESHATETAEVAGRRVCFCSRGCRAIFERAPATYWSPAVPAELEELYLPGWSAAAASWTPGARSGAGPGMG; the protein is encoded by the coding sequence ATGGCCTGGGATCCCGTGTGCTGGATGGAGGTCGACGAGAGCCACGCCACGGAGACGGCGGAAGTGGCCGGCCGCCGCGTTTGCTTCTGCTCCCGAGGCTGCCGGGCGATCTTCGAGCGCGCGCCCGCCACGTACTGGTCGCCCGCGGTGCCCGCAGAGCTCGAAGAGCTCTACCTGCCCGGCTGGAGTGCTGCTGCCGCCTCCTGGACACCCGGGGCGAGATCCGGCGCCGGGCCTGGGATGGGCTGA
- a CDS encoding NTP transferase domain-containing protein, which yields MRIDEWRGQSPTDDVWAIVLAGGDGTRLLPLTRRIAGDDCPKQFCTVSGDRSLLKQTLARIAPLAPVERTVVVGNRAHSGYVHRDVPGRLPYKLLQPCNKGTGAGILWPAHWVSGRDPEAIVAVFPSDHFILQERAFLAYVQRAVQVVRRHTEFVVLLGVDPEGPEEAYGWIEPGGPMTAAPGCFRVRRFCEKPTAEVAGGFYRSGFLWNSLVIVARAGILRRLGRAWLPEVDERFSMLEAFVGTEDERWAVQQAYALMPETNFSRDALERAPESLAAVPVHGVLWSDWGTPERVVRTLRRINESPRWLDGWQRQLA from the coding sequence ATGCGGATCGATGAATGGCGGGGGCAGTCGCCGACGGACGACGTGTGGGCCATTGTGCTGGCGGGCGGAGACGGGACGCGTCTCCTCCCCCTGACCAGGCGCATCGCCGGTGACGACTGCCCCAAGCAGTTCTGCACTGTCAGCGGGGACCGCAGTCTCCTCAAGCAGACCCTGGCGCGGATCGCGCCACTGGCTCCGGTGGAGCGAACGGTTGTCGTGGGCAACCGAGCGCACAGCGGCTACGTCCACCGGGATGTTCCGGGCCGCCTCCCTTACAAGCTGTTGCAGCCCTGCAACAAGGGAACAGGGGCGGGCATCCTTTGGCCCGCTCATTGGGTGAGTGGGCGAGATCCGGAGGCTATCGTGGCCGTGTTCCCCTCGGACCACTTCATCCTCCAGGAGCGGGCCTTCCTGGCGTACGTGCAGCGTGCTGTCCAGGTCGTGCGCCGGCACACGGAATTCGTCGTCCTCCTGGGTGTGGATCCGGAGGGGCCCGAGGAGGCCTATGGGTGGATTGAGCCGGGCGGGCCGATGACTGCCGCCCCGGGGTGCTTTCGGGTGCGGCGGTTCTGCGAGAAGCCGACAGCGGAGGTGGCTGGCGGGTTCTATCGCTCCGGCTTCTTGTGGAACAGCCTCGTCATCGTTGCACGCGCAGGAATCCTGAGGAGGCTCGGGCGCGCCTGGCTCCCGGAGGTGGACGAGCGGTTCTCGATGCTCGAGGCGTTCGTCGGGACCGAGGACGAGCGATGGGCGGTTCAGCAGGCCTACGCGCTGATGCCCGAGACGAATTTCTCCCGGGACGCCCTCGAGCGCGCCCCCGAGTCCCTGGCGGCGGTCCCGGTTCATGGAGTCCTGTGGAGCGACTGGGGGACTCCTGAACGGGTCGTACGAACCTTGCGCCGGATCAATGAATCGCCACGGTGGCTTGACGGGTGGCAGAGGCAACTCGCGTAA
- a CDS encoding sigma-54-dependent Fis family transcriptional regulator → MSERATILVADDEPAVREGLARTLRREGHDVLLAEEGGAALEQIRRGGVDLLLADLRMPELDGLQLLRAVKILAPEVGVILLSGQGTIDEAVGAMKEGADDFLTKPFDRPDLLRAVWRALDRRRLVLENRTLQRRLDELVGAGRILGASPGIRRVLELVEQVAPSSATVLIEGESGTGKELVARAIHEGSPRRGKPFVKVNCAALPETLLESELFGYERGAFTGASARKEGRFDLADEGTLFLDEVADLAPVTQAKLLNVLQAGEFERLGGTRTLKVDVRIVAATNQELAALVRERRFREDLYYRLNVVTVTVPPLRERAEDIPLLAQHFLRVFAARNGKTLEGFTEAALEQLRACPWPGNVRELEHVVERAVVLCRGRLIDLGDLPQTVSHVDPLARVVPIPIGMPLAEVEQRLIEETLRHTKSNKELAAKLLGIASRTIYRKLQERGPSREDREPS, encoded by the coding sequence ATGAGTGAGCGGGCCACGATCCTGGTCGCGGACGACGAGCCAGCGGTGCGCGAGGGGCTGGCGCGGACCCTCCGGCGGGAAGGCCACGACGTGCTCCTCGCCGAGGAGGGCGGGGCGGCGCTCGAGCAGATCCGCCGTGGCGGGGTGGATTTGCTCCTGGCCGACCTGCGGATGCCCGAGCTTGACGGCCTCCAGCTGCTTCGCGCGGTCAAGATCCTGGCCCCGGAGGTGGGGGTGATCCTCCTGTCGGGCCAGGGAACCATCGACGAGGCGGTGGGGGCCATGAAGGAGGGCGCGGACGACTTCCTGACGAAGCCGTTCGACCGCCCCGACCTGCTGCGCGCTGTCTGGAGGGCCCTCGATCGCCGCCGCCTGGTCCTGGAGAACCGGACCCTCCAGCGGCGGCTGGACGAGCTCGTCGGCGCCGGGCGGATCCTCGGCGCGAGTCCCGGCATCCGGCGCGTTCTCGAGCTCGTGGAACAGGTGGCGCCCAGCTCCGCCACGGTCCTCATCGAGGGAGAGAGTGGCACCGGCAAAGAGCTGGTCGCCAGGGCGATCCACGAAGGCTCACCACGCCGCGGGAAGCCCTTCGTCAAGGTCAACTGCGCGGCGTTGCCGGAGACGCTCCTCGAGTCCGAGCTGTTCGGTTACGAGCGTGGCGCATTCACCGGGGCCAGCGCACGCAAGGAAGGGCGGTTCGATCTCGCCGACGAAGGGACGCTCTTCTTGGACGAGGTGGCCGACCTCGCGCCCGTGACGCAGGCCAAGCTCCTGAACGTGCTCCAGGCGGGGGAGTTCGAGCGGCTGGGCGGCACCAGGACCCTCAAGGTCGACGTCCGGATCGTGGCGGCGACGAACCAGGAGCTCGCCGCGCTCGTGCGAGAGAGGCGCTTCCGCGAAGATCTCTACTACCGTCTCAACGTGGTCACGGTGACGGTCCCGCCGCTGCGCGAGCGCGCCGAGGACATCCCGCTCCTGGCGCAGCACTTCCTGCGCGTCTTTGCCGCCAGGAACGGCAAGACGCTGGAGGGCTTCACCGAGGCGGCGCTGGAGCAGCTGCGCGCCTGCCCCTGGCCGGGCAATGTGCGCGAGCTGGAGCACGTGGTGGAACGGGCTGTCGTGCTGTGCCGGGGGCGGCTGATCGATCTCGGGGATCTGCCCCAGACGGTGTCCCACGTGGACCCGCTCGCCAGAGTCGTGCCCATCCCCATCGGGATGCCGCTCGCCGAGGTGGAGCAGCGGCTGATCGAGGAGACGCTCCGCCATACCAAGAGCAACAAGGAGCTGGCGGCGAAGCTCCTTGGCATCGCCAGCCGGACGATCTATCGCAAGCTCCAGGAGCGCGGCCCCTCACGGGAGGACAGAGAGCCGAGTTGA
- a CDS encoding tyrosine-type recombinase/integrase yields MGCSLPTWASSCRTNGEAGAPPAPARPKPLRGPLTRECVTRVFHRARWRAHITKHVSPSSLRHACAAHMLESGTNLRVIRTLLGHRSLRTTQRDPHVADTSLRDTRRPLDRLPDLAACRRPPRRDPREGSGAPAGPRGARRRRARARWPAHRSQPHSAAGLAGHRRPPPGGAGRPPASVPAVRPSGDLHVLRRAIAGHPRPVPVSIAPPPRPSGHPQSPPSPAGFVHFDGFAHRGTACGVSRSVARRAGRLSSLCQVHAHARLGRPRAPRPTPTTR; encoded by the coding sequence ATGGGATGCTCTCTCCCCACCTGGGCCTCGTCCTGCAGGACCAACGGCGAGGCCGGCGCGCCCCCAGCCCCTGCTCGTCCCAAGCCCCTACGGGGGCCCCTCACGCGCGAGTGCGTCACTCGTGTCTTCCACCGCGCCCGCTGGCGCGCGCACATCACCAAGCACGTCTCCCCCTCCTCGCTGCGTCACGCCTGCGCCGCCCACATGCTGGAGAGCGGGACGAATCTCCGCGTGATCCGGACGCTGCTCGGCCACCGGAGCCTGCGTACCACCCAGCGCGACCCCCACGTCGCCGACACCTCTCTGAGGGACACGCGGCGGCCTCTCGATCGACTGCCCGATCTGGCGGCCTGTCGCCGACCACCCCGTAGAGATCCTCGTGAGGGCTCAGGCGCTCCGGCCGGCCCGCGTGGAGCTCGCCGACGTCGGGCGCGAGCACGCTGGCCAGCTCACCGGTCTCAGCCCCACTCAGCAGCAGGTCTGGCGGGCCATCGTCGACCGCCGCCCGGCGGCGCTGGGCGGCCCCCGGCGAGCGTGCCCGCAGTGCGCCCATCAGGAGATCTCCACGTCCTCCGGCGCGCCATCGCCGGCCACCCTCGCCCGGTGCCGGTCTCCATCGCCCCGCCTCCGAGGCCGAGCGGGCACCCCCAATCTCCACCGTCGCCGGCCGGCTTCGTTCACTTCGACGGCTTCGCGCATCGCGGGACCGCGTGCGGCGTCTCACGCTCCGTGGCGCGACGCGCGGGAAGGCTCTCTTCACTATGTCAGGTCCACGCCCACGCCCGGCTCGGCCGCCCTCGCGCCCCGCGCCCGACCCCGACGACTCGTTGA
- a CDS encoding iron transporter — protein sequence MTHLLRLSALAAALAFGTLAHGAEPKVKVLFAAEDATQKTVLVGRTLVNNMIVMFELEPAKAMWMQMGGAGKWMEHGVGPNERFHVEVKPVDPASKTRISHADVTFEATNKSNGKKLSADLHPMWGGSGLHYAANSTLAGDGVYQARITVGVPAFARDAKSKELWLKPTTATFHFKLAGGKLVEVTEPADESPGKN from the coding sequence ATGACACACTTGCTCAGATTGAGTGCGCTGGCCGCGGCATTGGCGTTCGGCACCCTTGCCCATGGCGCAGAACCAAAGGTGAAAGTATTGTTCGCCGCGGAGGACGCGACGCAGAAGACCGTACTGGTCGGCCGGACGCTGGTCAACAACATGATCGTCATGTTCGAGCTGGAGCCTGCCAAGGCGATGTGGATGCAGATGGGCGGCGCCGGAAAGTGGATGGAACACGGCGTCGGGCCCAACGAACGCTTTCACGTCGAGGTGAAGCCGGTCGACCCGGCTTCGAAGACTCGCATTTCACACGCGGACGTCACATTCGAGGCGACCAACAAGAGCAACGGCAAGAAACTCAGCGCGGACCTCCATCCCATGTGGGGCGGCAGCGGGTTGCATTACGCGGCCAACAGCACGCTCGCCGGTGACGGCGTCTACCAGGCGCGGATTACGGTGGGCGTGCCTGCATTCGCGCGCGACGCAAAAAGCAAGGAACTGTGGCTCAAACCCACCACCGCGACCTTCCACTTCAAGCTGGCCGGCGGAAAACTCGTGGAAGTCACCGAACCCGCTGATGAATCGCCGGGAAAGAACTGA
- a CDS encoding carboxypeptidase regulatory-like domain-containing protein: MRTGKLWIWLAAFGLGVLASPGPGEGTHEVDHRYLVIGYLQDEQGQPLRRAPVRATRERTGLSYEAATEDNGFYLLVIHLHDDDVGDALRVTAAGATVRVEARFAPWEGRRHRGTRIDFQRGKGRNARSCSFRRWPTI, encoded by the coding sequence GTGCGCACCGGCAAGCTCTGGATCTGGCTCGCGGCCTTCGGCCTTGGCGTGCTGGCGTCGCCTGGGCCGGGCGAGGGGACCCACGAGGTCGATCACCGATACCTGGTGATCGGCTACCTTCAGGACGAGCAGGGGCAGCCGCTCCGGCGGGCGCCGGTCCGGGCAACTCGCGAGCGCACCGGTCTCTCGTACGAGGCGGCGACCGAGGACAACGGGTTCTATCTTCTCGTCATCCACCTCCACGACGACGACGTCGGCGACGCGCTCCGAGTGACGGCCGCCGGCGCCACCGTCCGGGTCGAGGCCCGGTTCGCCCCGTGGGAGGGCCGACGTCACCGAGGCACGCGCATCGACTTCCAGCGCGGGAAGGGGCGGAACGCCAGGAGCTGTTCGTTCAGACGCTGGCCGACTATCTGA
- the lnt gene encoding apolipoprotein N-acyltransferase, translated as MAARLAVLSVPQIRVPLLVTSGMLGAAAFPTTNWSLFAWVWLAPAFACALTRPPRGALADGWLAGTVFFLVLLRWLDHTFSYYSAIPWPVAWLFIAALAGYCGLYVGGVAAGVARLRLRWGAGWALTALPVLWVAGEWMRGRLLGGFPWGLLGYSQHGDLAVIQIAELTGVYGVSFLVVAVNAAVAGTVALRWRALPGVVAVLMLLSGTLLFGVFSLETETPQPAEPTLIRVVAIQPSIEQSLKWDRTRREETLAVLERLTRQAGQSRPALIVWPETAVPAPLPADPDVLARVRALSREVATALLVGSLDRAASPPWQPLNSAFLIEAEGIRAKYDKIRLVPFGERDPLLGAAGLVRPWAEFISELAAGDVRTVFSLPGAAFGTAICYEGIFPELVREFVAGGAGFMVNISNDAWFGRTSGPWQHLAMLPLRAVENRVAIARAANTGISAFVDPTGRVIRTLPLFERGLLEGALPVRTRITVYTRFGDWFAYACLGLSVAAVVHRVLAEVLEARSRDRPHVSR; from the coding sequence GTGGCGGCGCGGCTGGCCGTCTTGTCCGTCCCGCAGATCCGCGTGCCCCTGCTCGTCACGTCAGGCATGCTCGGAGCCGCCGCCTTCCCCACCACCAACTGGTCGCTGTTCGCCTGGGTGTGGCTGGCGCCGGCCTTCGCGTGCGCCCTGACCCGTCCGCCGCGCGGCGCGCTCGCCGATGGCTGGCTCGCGGGCACCGTCTTCTTTCTCGTTCTGTTGCGTTGGCTCGACCACACCTTCTCGTACTACAGCGCCATCCCCTGGCCTGTCGCGTGGCTGTTCATCGCGGCGCTGGCCGGTTACTGCGGCCTGTACGTGGGCGGCGTCGCCGCAGGCGTCGCGCGGCTTCGCCTCCGATGGGGCGCGGGGTGGGCCCTCACGGCCCTGCCGGTCCTCTGGGTCGCCGGCGAGTGGATGCGCGGCCGTCTCCTGGGAGGCTTTCCGTGGGGCCTCCTCGGCTACTCGCAGCACGGCGATCTCGCCGTGATCCAGATCGCCGAGCTGACCGGCGTGTACGGGGTCTCGTTCCTGGTGGTGGCGGTGAACGCGGCAGTGGCGGGCACCGTCGCGCTCCGGTGGCGGGCGCTGCCCGGAGTGGTCGCGGTGCTCATGCTGCTCTCCGGCACGCTGCTGTTCGGCGTCTTCTCCCTCGAGACCGAGACGCCCCAGCCCGCTGAGCCGACGTTGATCCGGGTCGTGGCCATCCAGCCCTCCATCGAGCAGTCGCTCAAGTGGGATCGCACCCGCCGTGAGGAGACCCTTGCCGTCCTCGAGCGGCTCACCCGGCAGGCCGGGCAATCTCGTCCCGCTCTCATCGTCTGGCCCGAGACGGCGGTGCCCGCGCCGCTTCCGGCGGACCCGGATGTCCTGGCCCGGGTTCGGGCCCTTTCCCGCGAGGTGGCGACAGCGCTGCTCGTGGGATCCCTGGACCGCGCCGCGAGCCCCCCGTGGCAGCCGCTGAACAGTGCTTTTCTCATCGAGGCCGAAGGCATCCGCGCCAAGTACGACAAGATCCGATTGGTTCCCTTCGGCGAGCGCGACCCGCTGCTGGGGGCGGCTGGTCTCGTGCGGCCGTGGGCGGAATTCATCTCGGAGCTCGCGGCGGGCGACGTGAGGACCGTCTTTTCACTCCCCGGCGCCGCGTTCGGGACGGCGATCTGCTACGAGGGCATCTTTCCCGAGCTGGTTCGGGAGTTCGTGGCCGGCGGCGCCGGGTTCATGGTCAACATCAGCAACGACGCGTGGTTCGGACGCACGAGCGGGCCGTGGCAGCACCTGGCGATGCTCCCGCTGCGGGCGGTGGAGAACCGGGTGGCCATCGCCCGGGCCGCGAACACCGGCATCTCCGCGTTCGTCGACCCCACCGGGCGGGTGATCCGGACGCTTCCGCTCTTCGAGCGCGGGCTCCTGGAGGGCGCCCTACCGGTGAGGACTCGGATCACGGTCTATACGAGGTTCGGCGACTGGTTCGCGTACGCCTGTCTCGGCCTGTCGGTCGCCGCCGTCGTGCATCGGGTCTTGGCGGAGGTCCTCGAGGCCCGGTCCCGGGACCGGCCCCACGTGAGCCGGTGA
- a CDS encoding isoprenylcysteine carboxyl methyltransferase has translation MAPVLIVMYTRLARREDAALAERFGEAARDYALRTPAFLPGRRARRAAAADRGGGARAPGRP, from the coding sequence ATGGCGCCGGTGCTGATCGTCATGTACACGCGTCTCGCCAGGCGCGAGGACGCGGCGCTGGCCGAGCGGTTCGGGGAGGCGGCCCGGGACTACGCCCTGCGGACCCCAGCATTTCTCCCTGGGCGTCGAGCGCGCCGCGCCGCTGCCGCGGACCGGGGCGGGGGAGCACGGGCGCCCGGGCGCCCGTGA